Proteins encoded within one genomic window of Chitinophaga parva:
- a CDS encoding sugar phosphate isomerase/epimerase family protein, whose amino-acid sequence MHKVSRYLLGVLCAASVSVSLPACNNGNSTKTATDSTSTATDSSSATAGVPYKLGIQMWTFMKFSFTDALDKVDSAGIKNIEAFWGQDLGGGMKGKFGGDMTADEKSKVKDLLARKGISIVAMGVIVPKDKAEWIKAFELAKYFGLSYITSEPIKSQWGMVDSLAGVYGIKVAIHDHPKPNVYWHPDSVLAAIQGHPNIGACADVGHWARNGLDPVECLKKLDGHIYGAHLKDIVKFNDTQAADTVVGKGVINFPPIFAELKRQHFTGMVSIEHESNWMHNLGDVIEIKKYFDEHTSNLK is encoded by the coding sequence ATGCACAAAGTTTCACGTTATTTACTGGGCGTGTTATGCGCTGCATCCGTGAGCGTGTCGCTGCCCGCCTGCAATAATGGCAACAGCACTAAGACTGCTACGGACTCCACCAGCACTGCCACAGATTCTTCCAGCGCCACTGCAGGCGTACCGTACAAGCTGGGCATCCAGATGTGGACCTTCATGAAATTTTCTTTTACAGATGCACTGGACAAGGTAGATAGCGCCGGCATCAAGAACATTGAAGCTTTCTGGGGCCAGGACCTGGGCGGCGGCATGAAAGGCAAATTTGGCGGTGACATGACCGCGGACGAAAAATCCAAGGTAAAGGACCTGCTGGCCAGGAAAGGCATCAGTATTGTGGCCATGGGCGTTATCGTTCCCAAAGACAAAGCTGAATGGATCAAGGCATTTGAACTGGCAAAATATTTTGGCCTGAGCTACATCACTTCAGAGCCAATCAAATCCCAATGGGGTATGGTAGACAGCCTGGCAGGTGTGTATGGCATTAAAGTGGCCATCCACGATCACCCCAAACCCAACGTATACTGGCACCCTGATTCCGTACTGGCTGCCATCCAGGGCCACCCCAACATTGGCGCCTGCGCAGACGTAGGCCACTGGGCACGTAACGGCCTGGATCCCGTGGAATGCCTGAAAAAACTGGACGGCCACATTTACGGTGCCCACCTGAAAGACATCGTGAAATTCAACGATACCCAGGCTGCTGACACAGTAGTAGGTAAAGGGGTGATCAACTTCCCGCCCATCTTTGCAGAGCTGAAACGCCAGCACTTCACCGGTATGGTATCTATTGAGCACGAATCCAACTGGATGCACAACCTGGGCGACGTGATTGAGATCAAAAAATACTTTGACGAACATACCAGCAATTTGAAATAG
- a CDS encoding pirin family protein, with product MSNIQLIIEERPADIGHFLVGRLLPFRERRMVGPFIFIDHMGPAQMSDHQNLDVGPHPHIGLSTLTYLFEGNVTHHDTLGTNVEIQPGQVNWMTAGKGIVHSERTPERFRHSDKVLHGLQIWVALPRELEQMDPTFFHAEGDTIPSWEEGGVHYKLVAGEVKGHRSPVPVYSRLYLLELKNKERQTISLGKDLYGDVGMYILEGSVESEGNVYEPRRILVAKNSQLCDFVMGEHTTVYIFGGEPFPEPRHIYWNFVASDMALIEKAKEDWVARRFPLLPNEPDIVPLPPEHPSLRQKA from the coding sequence ATGTCTAACATCCAGCTTATCATAGAAGAACGTCCTGCAGACATTGGGCATTTCCTGGTGGGGCGCCTGCTGCCATTCCGCGAACGGCGCATGGTAGGGCCTTTTATCTTCATTGATCACATGGGCCCCGCGCAAATGAGCGATCACCAGAACCTGGATGTAGGCCCGCACCCGCACATAGGGTTGTCTACGCTCACCTACCTGTTTGAAGGCAATGTTACCCATCATGATACGCTGGGCACCAATGTGGAGATCCAGCCAGGGCAGGTAAACTGGATGACGGCTGGCAAAGGCATTGTGCATTCTGAGCGCACGCCCGAGCGCTTCCGCCATTCCGATAAAGTGCTGCATGGATTACAGATCTGGGTGGCGCTACCCAGGGAATTGGAACAGATGGACCCCACTTTTTTCCACGCGGAAGGTGATACGATTCCTTCCTGGGAAGAAGGCGGAGTGCATTACAAGCTGGTGGCCGGTGAGGTAAAAGGGCACCGCTCTCCTGTGCCGGTATACAGCAGGTTATATTTGCTGGAACTGAAAAATAAAGAGCGCCAGACTATTTCACTGGGTAAGGATCTCTATGGTGATGTGGGGATGTACATTTTAGAAGGCAGTGTAGAAAGCGAAGGCAACGTGTATGAGCCGCGGCGTATACTGGTGGCCAAGAACAGCCAGTTATGCGATTTTGTGATGGGAGAGCATACCACTGTGTACATCTTTGGCGGGGAGCCCTTCCCGGAGCCGCGCCACATCTACTGGAACTTTGTAGCCAGTGACATGGCCCTCATTGAAAAGGCCAAGGAAGACTGGGTAGCCCGGCGTTTTCCACTGCTTCCCAATGAGCCGGATATTGTGCCGCTGCCACCAGAGCATCCTTCGTTGAGGCAAAAGGCATAA
- a CDS encoding GAF domain-containing protein yields the protein MYYTSNIPASLLPDNEKERLQHLHRYKILNTAPEEDYDNIAREAMAIFNTPSAAITFIDRDTAYPKSYVGAGGCSHLPRYACFCAIAIHNSKVTVFPDTQQVPELRANPYSNGLNPATPPIRFYAGAPLRTPEGTHIGTICALDNKPHATITDEQALKLRALARQVMQHLHMRLHLQNALKGQRPN from the coding sequence ATGTATTACACGTCCAATATTCCAGCATCCCTGCTCCCGGACAATGAAAAAGAAAGGTTGCAACACCTGCATCGATACAAGATCCTGAATACCGCACCAGAAGAGGACTATGATAATATTGCGCGCGAAGCCATGGCGATCTTTAATACGCCATCCGCCGCAATTACTTTCATAGACCGTGACACGGCGTATCCTAAAAGTTATGTGGGCGCCGGTGGTTGCAGCCACCTGCCGCGCTATGCCTGCTTTTGCGCCATCGCCATCCATAACAGCAAGGTGACGGTTTTCCCCGACACACAGCAGGTTCCCGAACTGCGCGCCAATCCTTACAGCAATGGCCTCAACCCGGCAACACCGCCTATCCGCTTTTATGCTGGCGCACCACTGCGCACGCCTGAAGGCACACATATCGGTACCATCTGCGCATTGGACAATAAGCCGCACGCAACGATCACGGATGAACAGGCGCTGAAACTACGTGCCCTGGCACGCCAGGTAATGCAACACCTGCATATGCGCCTGCACCTGCAGAACGCATTGAAAGGACAGCGACCCAATTGA
- a CDS encoding esterase-like activity of phytase family protein, with product MKMRCIPLFLSCCISLAASAQQKISGLRFLSEYSLPRAWKFEGTPVGGLSGIDYDSARQQYYLISDDRSARSAARFYTANILLSAKGIDTVIFTRVTTLKQAGGSTYPSFAKDASKTPDPEAIRYNPLQQQLVWTSEGERIVGGAYAVLTNPGIFIMDSTGRLQDTFALPHNLYMQSIEKGPRQNAVLEGLSFTPGYKLLFTNVEEPLYEDGPRAGLTDNKAFIRLYKFDAVTHAHTGEYAYKLQPVARPAKDPNGIQMNGVSDILAIDSNHLLVLERSFSEGRLAFTVRIFLADISKAENIIDNPSLKDKPTAHPAAKRLLLDMDKLPVYIDNIEGMTFGPKLRNGHTTLICVADNNFNFLEKPQLLLFEVLP from the coding sequence ATGAAAATGCGCTGCATTCCCCTGTTTTTAAGTTGCTGCATCTCCCTCGCGGCCTCCGCCCAGCAGAAGATCTCCGGCCTGCGTTTCCTGTCGGAATACAGCCTGCCCCGCGCCTGGAAATTCGAGGGCACACCGGTAGGCGGCCTGTCCGGCATAGATTACGACTCCGCCCGCCAGCAATATTATCTCATCTCCGACGACCGCTCCGCGAGAAGCGCCGCACGTTTTTATACTGCGAACATCCTGCTTTCCGCCAAAGGCATAGACACCGTGATCTTTACCCGGGTGACCACCCTCAAACAAGCCGGTGGCAGCACTTATCCATCCTTTGCCAAAGACGCATCGAAGACGCCAGACCCGGAGGCTATCCGCTACAACCCGCTCCAGCAGCAGCTGGTATGGACCAGTGAGGGAGAGCGCATTGTGGGCGGTGCTTATGCTGTGCTTACAAATCCCGGCATCTTTATCATGGATTCCACGGGCCGCCTGCAGGATACTTTTGCATTGCCCCACAACCTGTACATGCAATCCATAGAAAAAGGCCCGCGCCAGAATGCAGTGCTGGAAGGGCTTTCATTCACCCCTGGTTATAAACTGCTTTTCACCAATGTGGAAGAGCCCTTGTATGAAGACGGGCCAAGGGCCGGGCTTACGGATAATAAAGCATTTATCCGCCTTTATAAATTTGATGCAGTTACCCATGCGCATACCGGTGAATATGCCTACAAACTACAGCCCGTGGCCCGCCCGGCCAAAGATCCAAATGGTATCCAGATGAACGGGGTATCAGACATCCTGGCCATAGACAGCAATCACCTGCTGGTGCTGGAGCGCTCTTTCTCCGAAGGCCGCCTGGCCTTTACGGTGCGCATTTTCCTGGCAGACATCAGCAAGGCGGAGAACATCATCGACAATCCTTCCCTGAAAGATAAGCCCACGGCGCATCCCGCGGCAAAGCGCCTCCTGCTGGACATGGACAAGCTACCTGTCTACATTGACAACATAGAAGGTATGACCTTTGGCCCTAAACTGCGCAACGGGCATACTACGCTGATCTGTGTGGCCGACAATAATTTTAATTTCCTGGAAAAGCCGCAGCTCCTGCTGTTTGAAGTATTGCCCTGA